The following proteins come from a genomic window of Triticum aestivum cultivar Chinese Spring chromosome 6A, IWGSC CS RefSeq v2.1, whole genome shotgun sequence:
- the LOC123128487 gene encoding DNA repair and recombination protein RAD54, translated as MPSRSKRDRRGSDSEEEEEEEVVTLSSDPDESESEAERGAEAADDDDDEYVADSSDAGGVEDEAEEGGDSDDGGGDGGRPVRGGRRGAAEPDEERKSQNVDALVRGNLVVRRQPLIPRILSVSDAAAIARKPFKPPCGNGYSENSELLARRLSARKRFVPWGSAQPFAVPNNLQQLPTIASVDSSEKEEPLPPGIEPLILWQPEECDKENNNFTAIEVDHLLVRYLRPHQREGVQFMFDCVSGLLSDDGIAGCILADDMGLGKTLQSITLLYTLLAQGFEGKPMVKRAVIVTPTSLVSNWESEISKWLKGKVHLLALCESTRADVLSGIGSFLKPLSHLQVLIVSYETFRMHSSKFEIPGSCDLLICDEAHRLKNDQTLTNKALASLPCTRRILLSGTPMQNDLEEFFSMVNFTNPGVLGDAAYFRRYYEAPIIRGREPTATAEEKKLGSERSGQLSAKVNQFILRRTNALLSNHLPPKIVEVVCCKLTPLQMTLYNHFIHSKNVKRLISEEAKSSKVLAYITALKKLCNHPKLIYDTIKSSKSGGSGFDDCLRFFPPELFQGRSGSWTGGGGMWVELSGKMHVLARLLGHLRLKTDDRIVLVSNYTQTLDLFAQLCRERRYPYVRLDGSTSINKRQKLVNQFNDLSRDEFAFLLSSKAGGCGLNLVGGNRLVLFDPDWNPANDKQAAARVWRDGQKKRVYIYRFLSTGTIEEKVYQRQMAKEGLQRVIQQEQADDKMQDQGNSLSTEDLRDLFTLHDQVRSEIHENLKCDRCNKDHCMPLDGNGLDLDAAKHDTVSTSKEKLYTDIGGFREISGCVQKMNCSNQQIEQPSEEDLRSWGHHSDPSTVPDTILQCSAGDEVSFVFTNQVDGKLVPVESMVRSTAHQPNGVTANGEKEAVKINSPRKPGRQSLLGKNLKMMGFNLKNSSLRSPTESKRTSPVCLQPLKKTNPSSDHQPQTKRLHVASDISDDDFV; from the exons ATGCCGTCGAGGAGCAAGCGCGACCGCCGCGGCAGCGattccgaggaggaggaggaggaggaggtcgtcacCCTCTCCTCCGACCCCGACGAGTCGGAGTCCGAGGCGGAGCGCGGGGCGGAGGcggccgacgacgacgacgacgagtacGTGGCGGACAGCAGCGACGCGGGCGGCGTCGAGGACGAGGCTGAGGAAGGGGGCGACAGcgatgacggcggcggcgacggcgggcggccgGTCCGGGGCGGGCGGCGTGGCGCTGCGGAGCCCGACGAGGAGAGGAAGTCGCAGAACGTGGACGCGCTCGTGAG GGGAAACCTGGTTGTCAGAAGGCAGCCACTTATTCCACGTATCCTTTCAGTTTCTGATGCGGCAGCGATAGCTCGAAAACCATTCAAACCTCCGTGTGGAAATGGATATAGTGAAAATAGTGAGCTTCTTGCTCGGCGCCTTTCAGCTCGTAAAAGATTTGTCCCGTGGGGTTCAGCACAGCCATTTGCAGTTCCAAACAATCTTCAGCAGCTGCCTACCATTGCTAGTGTTGATTCCTCAGAGAAAGAGGAACCTCTTCCACCTGGCATAGAGCCATTAATTTTGTGGCAACCCGAGGAATGTGACAAAGAGAATAACAATTTTACTGCAATTGAAGTTGATCATCTGCTTGTACGTTACCTTCGTCCTCATCAAAG GGAAGGAGTTCAGTTTATGTTTGATTGTGTCTCTGGGTTGCTAAGTGACGATGGAATTGCTGGATGCATTTTAGCTGATGACATGGG ATTGGGGAAGACTTTACAGTCGATAACTTTGCTATATACCCTTCTTGCTCAAGGCTTTGAGGGTAAGCCAATGGTTAAAAGGGCTGTCATTGTAACCCCCACAAGCCTAGTTAGCAACTGGGAATCTGAGATAAGTAAATGGTTAAAAGGCAAAGTGCACCTGCTTGCCCTCTGTGAAAGCACGCGTGCTGATGTTCTTTCTGGAATAGGAAGTTTCTTAAAGCCCTTGAGCCATCTTCAG GTACTTATCGTATCTTACGAGACCTTCCGCATGCATTCGTCAAAATTTGAAATACCAGGAAGCTGTGACCTTCTCATATGTGATGAGGCTCACAGGCTGAAAAATGACCAGACACTAACAAATAAG GCACTGGCGTCCCTTCCTTGTACACGGCGTATCCTGTTATCAGGTACCCCAATGCAG AATGATCTGGAAGAGTTCTTTTCAATGGTAAATTTTACAAATCCAGGAGTTCTGGGGGATGCCGCATATTTTCGCCGATATTATGAA GCACCAATAATTCGTGGAAGAGAACCCACAGCAACTGCAGAAGAAAAGAAGTTGGGATCTGAGAGATCTGGACAGCTTAGTGCAAAAGTAAATCAG TTTATATTGAGACGGACGAATGCCCTGCTGTCCAATCACTTGCCACCAAAG ATTGTTGAAGTAGTGTGCTGCAAGCTGACTCCTTTACAGATGACACTGTACAACCACTTCATACACTCCAAGAAT GTTAAACGCTTGATATCTGAAGAAGCAAAGAGTTCTAAAGTTTTGGCATATATTACTGCTCTTAAGAAATTATGCAACCATCCGAAG CTAATCTATGACACCATAAAGAGTAGCAAGTCAGGAGGCTCCGGTTTCGATGACTGTCTACGCTTTTTCCCTCCAGAACTGTTTCAAGGAAG ATCTGGATCATGGACTGGTGGAGGAGGAATGTGGGTAGAACTATCTGGCAAAATGCACGTGTTGGCTAGATTGCTGGGGCACCTCCGACTGAAAACTGATGACCGTATTGTCCTTGTATCAAATTACACTCAG ACATTAGATTTATTTGCACAATTATGTCGGGAAAGAAGATATCCATATGTTAGACTTGATGGATCAACATCCATTAATAAAAGGCAAAAGTTGGTGAACCAATTCAACGATCTATCTAGA GATGAGTTTGCCTTTCTACTTAGTAGCAAGGCAGGCGGTTGTGGGCTTAATTTGGTGGGTGGAAATCGATTGGTTCTCTTTGACCCAGATTGGAACCCTGCCAATGATAAGCAG GCTGCTGCTAGAGTCTGGAGAGATGGACAAAAGAAGAGAGTGTACATATACAGGTTCTTGAGCACTGGAACCATTGAGGAGAAG GTATATCAGCGTCAAATGGCAAAAGAAGGCCTCCAAAGGGTTATTCAGCAGGAACAAGCAGACGACAAAATGCAGGATCAA GGCAATTCTCTTTCAACAGAAGATCTGCGTGATCTTTTTACTTTGCATGACCAAGTCAG GTCTGAAATACATGAAAATTTGAAGTGCGATCGCTGTAATAAGGATCACTGTATGCCGTTAGATGGTAACGGTTTGGATTTAGATGCCGCTAAGCATGATACAGTTTCGACATCAAAAGAAAAGTTGTATACTGATATTGGTGGCTTTAGAGAGATCTCTGGATGTGTGCAGAAAATGAATTGTTCAAATCAACAG ATCGAACAACCTTCTGAAGAAGATTTACGAAGTTGGGGCCATCATTCTGATCCATCAACTGTACCTGATACCATCCTCCAGTGTTCTGCTGGTGATGAG GTTTCTTTTGTTTTCACCAATCAGGTTGATGGGAAACTTGTTCCAGTTGAATCTATGGTGCGATCAACAGCTCATCAACCAAATGGAGTGACAGCTAATGGAGAAAAAGAAGCGGTGAAAATAAATTCTCCGAGGAAACCTGGAAGGCAATCTTTACTTGGCAAGAATTTGAAGATGATGGGATTCAATTTGAAGAATTCCTCTTTGAGATCTCCAACTGAATCCAAGAGGACATCTCCAGTTTGCTTGCAACCGTTGAAAAAAACCAACCCCTCGTCAGATCATCAACCTCAGACTAAGAGACTTCATGTTGCTTCTGATAtatctgatgatgattttgtttgA
- the LOC123128488 gene encoding uncharacterized protein: MACVNMYNPDGGAVAFGGGQPGPRISFSSDFSMEPPPPVQNRAMGLRCQEEDQNFEFSVGSHPMMAADQLFSKGRILPFKVEGGRPPSTLRDELRGGAADEERASTTPKGSSRWREMLGLRKSLCVGGGVASNAAAAKKSDKVVAVDADAKIATDMAAPKQEL; the protein is encoded by the coding sequence ATGGCATGCGTTAACATGTACAACCCggacggcggcgcggtggcgtTCGGCGGCGGGCAGCCGGGCCCGCGCATCTCCTTCTCCAGCGACTTCTccatggagccgccgccgccggtgcagAACCGGGCCATGGGCCTGCGGTGCCAGGAGGAGGACCAGAACTTCGAGTTCTCCGTGGGCAGCCACCCCATGATGGCCGCCGACCAGCTCTTCTCCAAGGGCCGGATCCTCCCCTTCAAGGTCGAGGGCGGCCGCCCGCCCTCCACGCTCCGCGACGAGCTCCGTGGTGGCGCCGCCGACGAGGAGAGGGCGTCCACGACGCCCAAGGGGTCCAGCCGGTGGAGGGAGATGCTCGGCCTCCGGAAGTCGCTCTgcgtcggcggcggcgtcgccAGTAATGCCGCGGCCGCCAAGAAGAGCGACAAGGTCGTCGCCGTCGACGCCGACGCCAAGATAGCCACCGACATGGCCGCGCCCAAGCAG